One Thioclava electrotropha DNA segment encodes these proteins:
- the rpoB gene encoding DNA-directed RNA polymerase subunit beta, whose product MAQAYVGQKRIRRYYGKIHEVLEMPNLIEVQKSSYDLFLRSGEVDQPTDGEGIQGVFQSVFPIKDFNDNAILEFVKYELEKPKYDVDECQARDMTYSAPLKVTLRLIVFDVDEETGARSVKDIKEQDVFMGDMPFMTKNGTFIVNGTERVIVSQMHRSPGVFFDHDRGKTHSSGKLLFACRIIPYRGSWLDFEFDAKDLVFARIDRRRKLPVTTLLYALGLDQEGIMDAYYDTVTYTAKGKSGWVTKFFPDRVRGTRPTFDLVDAASGEVILKAGEKATPRMVKKWRDDNSVPELLVPFDHIMGRFCAKDIVNDETGFIYIEAGDELTAEYDKNGELSGGSIKTLIDNGITEIPVLDIDNVNVGPYIRNTMASDKNMNRETALMDIYRVMRPGEPPTVEAADTLFNSLFFDSERYDLSAVGRVKMNMRLDLDAPDTQRTLRKEDIIACIKGLVELRDGKGEIDDIDHLGNRRVRSVGELMENQYRVGLLRMERAIKERMSSVEIDTVMPQDLINAKPAAAAVREFFGSSQLSQFMDQTNPLSEVTHKRRLSALGPGGLTRERAGFEVRDVHPTHYGRMCPIETPEGQNIGLINSLATFARVNKYGFIETPYRKVNDGQVTDEVVYMSATEEMRHTVAQANATLDENGKFINDLVSTRQSGEYALNPPETVDLIDVSPKQLVSVGAALIPFLENDDANRALMGANMQRQAVPLLRSESPYVGTGMEATVARDSGAAIMANRGGIIDQVDAQRIVIRVTDDLEAGDVGVDIYRLRKFKRSNQSSTINQRPIVKVGDRVVKGQIVADGPSTDMGELAIGRNVVVAFMPWNGYNYEDSILISERIHRDDVFTSIHIDEYEVAARDTKLGPEEITRDIPNVGEEALRNLDEAGIVYIGAEVGPGDILVGKITPKGESPMTPEEKLLRAIFGEKASDVRDTSLRLPPGAYGTIVEVRVFNRHGVDKDERALQIEREEVERLARDRDDELAILERNIYARLKTLITGKTAVKGPKGVKAGSTIDEELLGTLSKGQWWQLALEDEGDAKEVEALNDQFEAQKRALDLRFEDKVEKVRQGDDLPPGVMKMVKVFVAVKRKLQAGDKMAGRHGNKGVVSKVVPMEDMPFLADGTPVDLVLNPLGVPSRMNVGQILETHMGWASRGLGNQIDEALKAYRRNGDLTPVREAMKIGYGDETYGEIIEGMDDEAFIESAEAVRTGVPIATPVFDGAKEADINDALKRAGFNESGQSIVFDGRTGEQFARQVTVGVKYFLKLHHLVDDKMHARSTGPYSLVTQQPLGGKAQFGGQRLGEMEVWALEAYGAAYTLQEMLTVKSDDVAGRTKVYESIVKGEDNFEAGVPESFNVLVKEVRGLGLNMELLDAEDDE is encoded by the coding sequence ATGGCTCAAGCTTACGTTGGTCAGAAACGCATCCGTCGCTATTACGGCAAAATCCACGAAGTCCTCGAAATGCCGAACCTCATCGAGGTTCAGAAATCCTCCTACGATCTGTTCCTGCGCTCCGGCGAAGTCGATCAGCCCACCGATGGCGAGGGTATCCAGGGCGTTTTCCAGTCGGTCTTCCCGATCAAGGATTTCAACGACAACGCCATCCTGGAGTTCGTGAAATACGAGCTCGAAAAACCGAAATACGATGTCGACGAGTGCCAGGCTCGCGACATGACCTATTCGGCGCCGCTGAAGGTTACCCTGCGCCTCATCGTGTTCGATGTGGACGAGGAAACCGGCGCGCGTTCGGTCAAGGACATCAAGGAACAAGACGTGTTCATGGGGGATATGCCCTTCATGACCAAGAACGGTACGTTCATCGTGAACGGCACCGAGCGGGTCATCGTGAGCCAGATGCACCGCTCGCCGGGCGTGTTCTTCGACCATGACCGCGGCAAGACCCACTCCTCGGGCAAGCTGCTCTTCGCCTGCCGCATCATTCCCTATCGCGGCTCGTGGCTGGACTTCGAATTTGACGCCAAGGACCTCGTCTTCGCGCGTATCGACCGTCGTCGGAAACTGCCGGTGACCACGCTGCTCTATGCGCTGGGTCTCGATCAGGAAGGCATCATGGATGCCTATTACGACACCGTCACCTACACCGCGAAGGGCAAGTCGGGCTGGGTCACCAAGTTCTTCCCCGACCGCGTGCGCGGCACCCGTCCGACCTTCGACCTCGTCGATGCGGCGTCGGGCGAAGTGATCCTGAAAGCGGGCGAGAAAGCGACCCCGCGCATGGTCAAGAAATGGCGTGACGACAACTCGGTCCCCGAGCTGCTCGTGCCGTTCGACCACATCATGGGCCGCTTCTGCGCCAAGGATATCGTCAACGACGAAACCGGCTTCATCTACATCGAAGCGGGCGACGAGCTGACGGCGGAATACGACAAGAACGGCGAGCTTTCGGGCGGTTCGATCAAGACGCTGATCGACAACGGCATCACCGAGATCCCGGTGCTCGACATCGATAACGTCAATGTCGGTCCCTACATCCGCAACACCATGGCGTCGGACAAGAACATGAACCGCGAAACCGCGCTCATGGATATCTACCGCGTCATGCGTCCGGGTGAGCCGCCGACCGTCGAGGCCGCGGACACCCTGTTCAACAGCCTGTTCTTCGACTCCGAGCGTTACGACCTCTCGGCCGTGGGCCGCGTGAAGATGAACATGCGTCTCGACCTCGATGCGCCGGACACCCAGCGCACGCTGCGCAAAGAGGACATCATCGCCTGCATCAAGGGCCTGGTGGAACTGCGCGACGGCAAGGGCGAGATCGACGACATCGACCACCTCGGCAACCGCCGTGTGCGTTCGGTCGGCGAACTGATGGAAAACCAGTATCGCGTCGGCCTGCTGCGCATGGAGCGCGCCATCAAGGAGCGTATGTCCTCGGTCGAGATCGACACGGTCATGCCGCAGGATCTGATCAACGCGAAACCGGCTGCGGCTGCGGTGCGTGAATTCTTCGGCTCCTCGCAGCTGTCGCAGTTCATGGACCAAACCAACCCGCTGTCGGAAGTCACGCACAAGCGTCGTCTCTCGGCGCTCGGCCCGGGCGGTCTGACCCGTGAGCGTGCCGGCTTCGAGGTGCGCGACGTTCACCCGACCCACTACGGTCGGATGTGTCCGATTGAGACGCCGGAAGGTCAGAACATCGGTCTGATCAACTCGCTGGCCACCTTCGCCCGCGTGAACAAGTACGGCTTCATCGAAACCCCGTATCGCAAGGTCAACGACGGTCAGGTCACCGACGAGGTGGTCTACATGTCCGCGACCGAGGAAATGCGTCACACCGTGGCGCAGGCGAACGCGACGCTCGATGAGAACGGCAAGTTCATCAACGATCTCGTCTCGACCCGCCAGTCGGGCGAATACGCGCTCAACCCGCCGGAAACGGTGGACCTGATCGACGTGTCGCCGAAGCAGCTGGTCTCGGTCGGTGCGGCGCTCATTCCGTTCCTCGAAAACGACGACGCGAACCGCGCTCTGATGGGTGCGAACATGCAACGTCAGGCCGTGCCGCTGCTGCGCTCGGAATCGCCCTATGTCGGTACCGGCATGGAAGCGACCGTCGCACGCGACTCCGGTGCTGCGATCATGGCGAACCGCGGCGGCATCATCGACCAGGTCGATGCGCAGCGTATCGTTATCCGCGTGACCGACGATCTCGAAGCGGGCGACGTGGGCGTGGACATCTACCGTCTGCGCAAGTTCAAGCGCTCGAACCAGTCCTCGACCATCAACCAGCGTCCGATCGTGAAAGTGGGCGACCGGGTGGTGAAGGGGCAGATCGTCGCTGACGGTCCGTCGACCGACATGGGCGAACTGGCTATCGGCCGTAACGTGGTCGTCGCCTTCATGCCGTGGAACGGCTACAACTACGAAGACTCGATCCTGATCTCCGAGCGGATCCACCGCGACGACGTGTTCACCTCGATCCATATCGACGAATACGAAGTGGCGGCCCGCGACACCAAGCTCGGCCCGGAAGAGATCACCCGTGACATCCCGAATGTCGGCGAGGAAGCCCTGCGCAACCTCGACGAAGCCGGGATCGTCTATATCGGCGCCGAAGTGGGGCCGGGTGACATCCTCGTCGGTAAGATCACGCCGAAGGGCGAAAGCCCGATGACGCCGGAAGAGAAACTCCTCCGCGCCATCTTCGGCGAGAAGGCATCGGACGTGCGCGACACCTCGCTGCGTCTGCCGCCGGGGGCCTACGGTACGATCGTGGAAGTCCGCGTCTTCAACCGTCACGGCGTCGACAAGGACGAGCGTGCGCTGCAGATCGAGCGTGAGGAAGTCGAGCGTCTGGCCCGTGACCGGGACGACGAGCTCGCCATTCTCGAGCGCAACATCTACGCGCGTCTCAAGACCCTGATCACCGGCAAGACTGCCGTGAAGGGGCCGAAAGGCGTCAAGGCTGGCTCGACCATCGACGAAGAACTGCTGGGCACCCTGTCGAAGGGCCAGTGGTGGCAGCTCGCGCTCGAAGACGAGGGCGACGCCAAGGAAGTCGAAGCCCTCAACGACCAGTTCGAGGCGCAGAAGCGCGCGCTCGACCTGCGTTTCGAGGACAAGGTCGAGAAGGTCCGTCAGGGCGACGATCTGCCTCCGGGCGTGATGAAGATGGTCAAGGTCTTCGTAGCTGTGAAGCGCAAGCTTCAGGCTGGCGACAAGATGGCTGGCCGTCACGGCAACAAGGGCGTTGTGTCGAAAGTCGTTCCGATGGAAGACATGCCGTTCCTCGCCGACGGCACCCCTGTCGATCTCGTGCTGAACCCGCTGGGCGTGCCGTCGCGCATGAACGTCGGTCAGATCCTCGAGACGCACATGGGCTGGGCTTCGCGCGGTCTGGGCAACCAGATCGACGAGGCGCTGAAAGCCTATCGTCGTAACGGCGACCTGACCCCGGTTCGCGAGGCGATGAAGATCGGCTATGGCGACGAGACCTACGGCGAGATCATCGAAGGTATGGATGACGAGGCGTTCATCGAGAGCGCCGAAGCCGTCCGCACCGGCGTTCCGATCGCGACCCCGGTCTTCGACGGTGCCAAAGAGGCCGACATCAACGACGCGCTCAAGCGTGCGGGCTTCAACGAATCCGGTCAGTCGATCGTGTTCGATGGCCGCACCGGCGAGCAGTTCGCGCGTCAGGTCACGGTGGGTGTGAAGTACTTCCTGAAGCTTCACCACCTCGTCGATGACAAGATGCACGCCCGTTCGACCGGTCCGTACTCGCTCGTCACGCAGCAGCCGCTGGGTGGTAAGGCGCAGTTCGGTGGTCAGCGTCTCGGGGAGATGGAGGTCTGGGCTCTGGAAGCTTACGGCGCCGCCTACACCCTGCAGGAGATGCTGACGGTGAAGTCGGATGACGTGGCAGGCCGGACGAAGGTCTACGAGTCGATCGTCAAGGGCGAGGACAACTTCGAAGCCGGCGTGCCGGAATCGTTCAACGTTCTCGTCAAAGAGGTCCGGGGCCTCGGCCTCAACATGGAACTCCTGGACGCGGAGGATGACGAGTGA
- a CDS encoding glycosyltransferase family 2 protein: MPEISIVIPAKNEAPNIAGLLDEIDTACAPVCDYEVIVVDDGSDDGMDQILRERMKTHPNLRLLQHKNAAGQRASGGQSAGVHSGVRAAKGSIICTLDGDGQNPPSELPALMAPLRAANSEKIGLVAGQRVGRQDTMSKKLASKAANKIRGAILKDGTRDTGCGLKAFRREAFLALPYFDHMHRYLPALFSRDGWQVAHVDVAHRSRGGGSSNYNNLQRGLVGIVDLMGVAWLLRRRKKAQPGEVMREE, from the coding sequence ATGCCCGAGATTTCAATCGTGATCCCCGCGAAGAACGAAGCGCCGAACATCGCGGGGCTTCTCGACGAGATCGACACTGCCTGCGCGCCGGTCTGCGATTACGAGGTGATCGTGGTCGATGACGGCTCGGATGACGGGATGGACCAGATCCTGCGCGAGCGGATGAAGACGCATCCGAACCTGCGCCTGCTGCAGCACAAGAATGCGGCGGGTCAGCGGGCGTCGGGCGGTCAAAGCGCGGGCGTCCATTCAGGCGTTCGGGCCGCGAAGGGCAGCATCATCTGCACGCTGGACGGCGACGGTCAGAACCCGCCCTCCGAGCTTCCCGCCCTGATGGCGCCGCTGCGCGCGGCGAATTCCGAGAAGATCGGGCTGGTGGCGGGCCAACGCGTTGGGCGGCAGGACACGATGTCCAAGAAGCTGGCCTCAAAGGCGGCAAACAAGATCCGCGGCGCGATCCTGAAAGACGGCACCCGCGACACCGGCTGCGGCCTCAAGGCTTTCCGGCGCGAGGCGTTCCTCGCGCTGCCCTATTTCGACCATATGCACCGCTACCTCCCCGCGTTGTTCTCGCGCGACGGGTGGCAGGTGGCCCATGTCGACGTCGCTCACCGTTCGCGCGGCGGCGGCAGCTCGAATTACAACAACCTGCAGCGCGGTCTCGTCGGCATCGTCGACCTGATGGGCGTCGCGTGGCTTCTCCGTCGGCGCAAGAAAGCGCAGCCCGGCGAAGTGATGCGCGAGGAGTAA
- the rplJ gene encoding 50S ribosomal protein L10: MDRAQKEKVVEELGQIFASSGVVVVAHYEGMTVANMQDLRARMREAGGSVRVAKNKLAKIALEGQPCESIAEYLTGMTVLSYSEDPVAAAKVVVKYAKENEKLSILGGAMGDSALDIAGVKAVADMPSREELIAQIVSQIGAPASNIAGAVGAPASNIASILSTIEEKAA; this comes from the coding sequence GTGGATAGAGCCCAAAAAGAGAAAGTGGTCGAGGAACTCGGCCAGATCTTCGCAAGCTCTGGCGTCGTAGTGGTTGCTCACTACGAAGGCATGACGGTTGCTAACATGCAGGACCTCCGCGCACGCATGCGTGAAGCGGGTGGTTCGGTTCGTGTTGCCAAGAACAAGCTCGCCAAGATCGCCCTTGAAGGTCAGCCCTGCGAAAGCATCGCTGAATACCTGACGGGCATGACCGTGCTTTCCTATTCTGAGGATCCTGTCGCTGCGGCGAAAGTGGTCGTCAAATATGCCAAAGAGAACGAGAAACTCTCGATCCTCGGCGGCGCAATGGGAGACTCGGCACTCGACATCGCTGGTGTCAAAGCTGTCGCTGACATGCCGTCGCGTGAAGAGCTCATCGCTCAGATCGTGTCGCAGATCGGCGCACCCGCTTCGAACATCGCCGGTGCCGTTGGCGCGCCTGCTTCGAACATCGCGAGCATCCTTTCGACCATCGAGGAAAAGGCTGCGTAA
- a CDS encoding lipid-A-disaccharide synthase N-terminal domain-containing protein: MDWLMDMLHADSVLELWWVLFGLLAQLMFTGRFLVQWIASERKGESVVPVAFWYFSLAGGVMLLTYALYRKDPVFVLGQSLGVFIYGRNLWLIHAKRKREA, from the coding sequence ATGGACTGGCTGATGGATATGCTTCACGCGGATAGCGTTCTCGAGCTGTGGTGGGTCCTCTTCGGCCTGCTCGCGCAGCTCATGTTCACGGGGCGGTTTCTCGTCCAGTGGATCGCGTCCGAGCGCAAAGGCGAATCCGTGGTGCCGGTCGCATTCTGGTATTTCTCGCTCGCCGGCGGCGTGATGCTGCTGACCTATGCGCTCTATCGCAAAGACCCGGTCTTCGTTCTCGGCCAGTCGCTCGGCGTGTTCATCTACGGGCGCAATCTGTGGCTGATCCATGCCAAGCGTAAACGCGAAGCTTGA
- the rplL gene encoding 50S ribosomal protein L7/L12 yields the protein MADLKKLAEEIVGLTLLEAQELKTILKDEYGIEPAAGGAVMMAGPAAGGEEAAEEKDEFDVVLVEAGAQKINVIKEVRGITGLGLKEAKELVEAGGKVKEGAAKAEAEEIKKKLEDAGAKIELK from the coding sequence ATGGCTGATCTAAAAAAACTCGCCGAAGAAATCGTGGGTCTGACCCTCCTGGAAGCCCAGGAACTGAAAACCATCCTGAAAGACGAATACGGCATCGAGCCCGCCGCTGGTGGCGCTGTCATGATGGCCGGTCCGGCTGCTGGTGGCGAAGAAGCTGCTGAAGAGAAAGACGAATTTGACGTCGTTCTCGTTGAAGCTGGCGCTCAGAAGATCAACGTGATCAAAGAAGTCCGCGGCATCACCGGCCTCGGCCTGAAAGAAGCCAAAGAGCTCGTTGAAGCTGGCGGCAAGGTCAAGGAAGGCGCTGCGAAAGCGGAAGCCGAAGAGATCAAGAAAAAGCTCGAAGACGCTGGCGCGAAAATCGAGCTCAAGTAA
- the rpoC gene encoding DNA-directed RNA polymerase subunit beta', protein MNQELTQNPFNPLAQPKAFDEIKISLASPERILSWSFGEIKKPETINYRTFKPERDGLFCARIFGPIKDYECLCGKYKRMKYRGVVCEKCGVEVTLQKVRRERMGHIELASPVAHIWFLKSLPSRIGLMLDMTLRDLERILYFENFVVIEPGLTDLQYGQLMSEEEYLDAQDTYGADAFTANIGAEAIREMLAGIDLEATAEQLREELKEATGELKPKKIIKRLKIVESFLESGNRPEWMVLTVLPVIPPELRPLVPLDGGRFATSDLNDLYRRVINRNNRLKRLIELRAPDIIVRNEKRMLQESVDALFDNGRRGRVITGTNKRPLKSLSDMLKGKQGRFRQNLLGKRVDFSGRSVIVTGPELKLHQCGLPKKMALELFKPFIYSRLEAKGLSSTVKQAKKLVEKERPEVWDILDEVIREHPVLLNRAPTLHRLGIQAFEPMLIEGKAIQLHPLVCSAFNADFDGDQMAVHVPLSLEAQLEARVLMMSTNNVLSPANGAPIIVPSQDMILGLYYVTMEREGMKGEGMSFSSVEEVEHALNSGEVHLHAKITARIKQIDETGNEVYERFETTPGRVRLGALLPLNAKAPFELVNRLLRKKDVQNTIDTVYRYCGQKESVIFCDQIMGMGFKEAFKAGISFGKDDMVIPDNKWDIVETVRDQVKDFEQQYMDGLITQGEKYNKVVDAWSKCNDKVTDAMMNTISAPKYDENGAEQEPNSVYMMAHSGARGSVTQMKQLGGMRGLMAKPNGEIIETPIISNFKEGLTVLEYFNSTHGARKGLSDTALKTANSGYLTRRLVDVAQDCIVRTHDCGTDRAITASAAVNDGEIVAPISERVLGRVAADDVTVPGEDEVIVRAGELIDERKADAIEQAGVQSVRIRSALTCEAEEGVCALCYGRDLARGTLVNQGEAVGIIAAQSIGEPGTQLTMRTFHLGGVAQGGSQSFLEASQEGKIEFRNANIILNEMGEQIVMGRNMQLVIVNDQGEELASHKIGYGTKVFVKDGEAVGRGDKLIEWDPYTLPIIAEKPGKVRFVDLISGISVREDTDDATGMTQKIVSDWRAAPKGNELKPEVLILGEDGEPVRNEAGNPVTYTMSVDAILSVEDGQDVKAGDVVARIPREGAKTKDITGGLPRVAELFEARRPKDHAIIAEIDGYVRFGKDYKNKRRIAIDPRDDGLEPAEYMVPKGKHIPVQEGDFVQKGDYIMDGNPAPHDILRIMGIEALADYLINEVQDVYRLQGVKINDKHIEVIVRQMLQKIEILDSGDTTLLKGENVDKAEFDEENDKVAARGGRPAHGEPVLLGITKASLQTRSFISAASFQETTRVLTEASVQGKRDKLVGLKENVIVGRLIPAGTGGATTKVRKIATERDSKVIQQRQAEAEAAAALAAPAEAEADFGPVETPESRD, encoded by the coding sequence ATGAACCAGGAACTGACCCAAAACCCGTTCAACCCGCTCGCGCAGCCGAAGGCGTTTGACGAGATCAAGATCTCGCTCGCCTCGCCGGAGCGGATCCTGAGCTGGTCCTTCGGTGAAATCAAAAAGCCGGAAACCATCAACTACCGTACGTTCAAGCCCGAGCGTGACGGTCTGTTCTGCGCACGCATCTTTGGCCCGATCAAAGACTACGAATGCCTGTGCGGCAAATATAAGCGCATGAAGTATCGCGGCGTCGTCTGCGAGAAATGCGGCGTCGAAGTCACCCTCCAGAAAGTGCGCCGCGAGCGTATGGGCCACATCGAACTGGCCTCGCCCGTCGCTCACATCTGGTTCCTCAAGTCGCTGCCCTCGCGCATCGGCCTGATGCTGGACATGACGCTGCGCGACCTCGAGCGTATCCTCTACTTCGAAAACTTCGTGGTGATCGAGCCGGGTCTGACCGACCTGCAATACGGTCAGCTGATGTCCGAAGAAGAGTATCTCGACGCGCAGGACACCTACGGCGCGGATGCCTTCACCGCCAATATCGGCGCTGAGGCTATCCGTGAAATGCTTGCTGGCATCGATCTCGAAGCCACGGCCGAGCAACTCCGCGAGGAGCTGAAGGAAGCCACGGGCGAGCTGAAGCCGAAGAAGATCATCAAGCGTCTGAAGATCGTCGAGTCGTTCCTCGAGTCGGGCAACCGTCCCGAGTGGATGGTGCTGACCGTGCTTCCGGTGATCCCGCCGGAACTGCGTCCGCTCGTCCCGCTCGACGGTGGCCGTTTCGCGACTTCGGATCTCAACGACCTCTATCGTCGTGTGATCAACCGGAACAACCGTCTGAAGCGTCTGATCGAGCTGCGTGCGCCCGACATCATCGTGCGCAACGAAAAGCGGATGCTGCAGGAATCGGTCGACGCACTGTTCGACAACGGCCGTCGCGGTCGCGTCATCACGGGCACCAACAAGCGCCCGCTGAAGTCGCTCTCGGACATGCTTAAAGGTAAGCAGGGTCGCTTCCGTCAGAACCTTCTGGGTAAGCGCGTCGACTTCTCGGGTCGTTCGGTCATCGTGACCGGCCCGGAACTCAAGCTGCACCAGTGCGGTCTGCCGAAGAAGATGGCGCTCGAACTCTTCAAGCCCTTCATCTACTCGCGCCTCGAGGCCAAAGGCCTGTCGAGCACCGTGAAACAGGCGAAGAAGCTGGTCGAGAAAGAGCGTCCCGAGGTGTGGGATATCCTCGACGAGGTCATCCGCGAGCACCCGGTTCTGCTGAACCGTGCGCCGACGCTTCACCGTCTGGGTATTCAGGCGTTCGAACCGATGCTGATCGAAGGCAAGGCGATCCAGCTGCACCCGCTCGTCTGTTCGGCGTTCAACGCTGACTTCGACGGTGACCAGATGGCCGTCCACGTTCCGCTCTCGCTGGAAGCCCAGCTGGAAGCGCGCGTGCTGATGATGTCGACGAACAACGTTCTGTCGCCCGCCAACGGCGCGCCGATCATCGTTCCTTCGCAGGATATGATTCTGGGTCTCTACTACGTGACCATGGAACGCGAAGGCATGAAGGGCGAAGGCATGTCCTTCTCCTCGGTCGAGGAAGTGGAGCACGCGCTCAACTCGGGCGAAGTGCATCTGCACGCCAAGATCACCGCGCGGATCAAGCAGATCGACGAAACCGGCAACGAGGTCTACGAGCGTTTCGAGACCACGCCCGGCCGTGTGCGCCTCGGCGCGCTGCTGCCGCTGAACGCGAAAGCGCCGTTCGAACTGGTGAACCGTCTTCTGCGTAAGAAAGACGTGCAGAACACGATCGACACCGTCTACCGTTATTGCGGTCAGAAAGAGTCGGTCATCTTCTGTGACCAGATCATGGGCATGGGCTTCAAGGAAGCGTTCAAGGCTGGCATCTCGTTCGGCAAGGACGACATGGTTATCCCCGACAACAAGTGGGATATCGTCGAAACCGTCCGCGACCAGGTCAAGGACTTCGAACAGCAATACATGGACGGTCTGATCACCCAGGGTGAGAAGTACAACAAGGTCGTCGATGCATGGTCGAAGTGTAACGACAAGGTCACCGACGCGATGATGAACACCATCTCCGCGCCGAAATACGACGAGAACGGTGCCGAGCAGGAACCGAACTCGGTCTACATGATGGCCCACTCGGGCGCTCGTGGCTCGGTGACGCAGATGAAGCAGCTGGGCGGCATGCGTGGCCTCATGGCCAAGCCGAACGGCGAGATCATCGAGACGCCGATCATCTCGAACTTCAAGGAAGGTCTGACCGTTCTTGAATACTTCAACTCGACCCACGGCGCCCGTAAGGGTCTGTCGGATACCGCACTGAAGACGGCGAACTCGGGTTACCTGACCCGTCGTCTGGTGGACGTCGCTCAGGACTGCATCGTGCGCACGCATGATTGCGGCACCGACCGCGCGATCACCGCGTCTGCGGCTGTGAATGACGGCGAAATCGTCGCTCCGATCTCGGAGCGCGTGCTGGGCCGTGTCGCGGCGGATGACGTGACGGTTCCGGGCGAGGACGAGGTGATCGTCCGCGCCGGCGAGCTGATCGACGAGCGCAAGGCCGACGCGATCGAGCAGGCGGGCGTGCAATCCGTCCGTATCCGCTCGGCGCTGACCTGTGAGGCCGAAGAGGGCGTTTGCGCGCTCTGCTACGGTCGCGACCTCGCACGCGGTACGCTGGTGAACCAGGGCGAAGCGGTGGGCATCATCGCGGCGCAGTCGATCGGTGAACCCGGTACGCAGCTGACGATGCGGACCTTCCACTTGGGCGGTGTTGCTCAGGGTGGCTCGCAGTCGTTCCTCGAGGCCAGCCAGGAAGGCAAGATCGAGTTCCGCAACGCCAACATCATCCTCAACGAGATGGGCGAGCAGATCGTCATGGGCCGGAACATGCAGCTCGTGATCGTGAACGATCAGGGTGAAGAGCTTGCCTCGCACAAGATCGGCTACGGCACCAAGGTCTTCGTGAAGGATGGCGAGGCAGTCGGTCGCGGCGACAAGCTGATCGAATGGGATCCCTACACCCTGCCGATCATCGCCGAGAAGCCCGGTAAGGTTCGCTTCGTCGACCTGATCTCGGGTATCTCCGTGCGCGAGGATACCGACGATGCGACCGGCATGACCCAGAAGATCGTGTCCGACTGGCGCGCTGCGCCCAAGGGCAACGAGCTGAAGCCGGAAGTTCTGATCCTCGGCGAGGATGGCGAGCCGGTCCGCAACGAAGCGGGCAACCCGGTGACCTATACCATGTCGGTGGACGCGATCCTCTCGGTGGAAGACGGTCAGGACGTGAAGGCGGGTGACGTCGTTGCGCGTATTCCGCGCGAAGGCGCGAAGACGAAGGACATCACCGGCGGTCTGCCGCGTGTGGCCGAACTCTTCGAAGCACGTCGTCCCAAGGATCACGCGATCATCGCCGAAATCGATGGCTATGTGCGCTTCGGCAAGGACTACAAGAACAAGCGTCGGATCGCGATCGATCCGCGTGATGATGGTCTGGAGCCGGCAGAGTACATGGTGCCGAAAGGCAAACACATCCCGGTGCAGGAAGGCGACTTCGTGCAGAAGGGTGACTACATCATGGACGGCAACCCGGCGCCGCATGACATCCTGCGCATCATGGGGATTGAGGCTCTGGCCGACTACCTCATCAACGAGGTACAGGACGTCTATCGACTGCAGGGCGTGAAGATCAACGACAAGCACATCGAGGTGATCGTTCGCCAGATGCTGCAGAAGATCGAGATCCTCGATTCCGGCGATACGACGCTTCTGAAAGGCGAGAATGTCGACAAGGCAGAGTTCGACGAGGAGAACGACAAGGTTGCAGCCCGTGGTGGGCGTCCGGCGCATGGCGAGCCCGTGCTGCTCGGCATCACCAAGGCCTCGCTGCAGACCCGGTCCTTCATCTCGGCGGCCTCCTTCCAGGAGACGACCCGCGTTCTCACCGAGGCTTCGGTGCAGGGCAAGCGCGACAAGCTCGTGGGCCTCAAGGAGAACGTCATCGTCGGCCGTCTGATCCCGGCGGGTACCGGTGGCGCGACCACCAAGGTCCGCAAGATCGCGACCGAGCGTGACTCCAAGGTCATCCAGCAGCGTCAGGCCGAGGCGGAAGCCGCGGCAGCGCTGGCGGCTCCGGCCGAGGCAGAGGCTGATTTCGGTCCGGTCGAGACGCCGGAAAGCCGCGATTGA